The following proteins are co-located in the Macadamia integrifolia cultivar HAES 741 chromosome 3, SCU_Mint_v3, whole genome shotgun sequence genome:
- the LOC122074652 gene encoding serine/threonine-protein kinase STY46-like, which translates to MELFEGVGESLSPPRSFVGFGGYDIRNDVYNRLIESGNEEAVCNPELRELIDAHFNRLPARYVLDVDMDRVEDVLLHQKLLARAKDPDKRPVFHVRHMETIETSKDGNDDLQQCWKSHTSSGVDYNVEHEGVVSSQKRNGGCEIDFEPCSKLGDLKLDVRKIAEDMERRYLTETSSGRQEILQVPIHEIIFSTIDKPKLLSQLSALLSDIGLNIREAHVFSTTDGYSLDVFVVDGWPIEDTDGLLEAVEKAVATSEGSLSGSSPSHSVIEKALATQPKSSDWEIDRRLLKIGENIASGSCGDLYRGVYLGQDVAVKILRSEHLNETLEAEFEQEVAILREVQHRNVVRFIGACTKLPHLCMVTEYMPGGSLYDFLHKHHNVLELPLLLRFAIDVSKGMEYLHQNSIIHRDLKTANLLMDTNKVVKVADFGVARFQNQEGVMTAETGTYRWMAPEVINHQPYDQKADVFSFAIVLWELRTGKVPYDTITPLQAALGVRQGLRPELPDNTHPRLLELMQRCWEAVPSNRPSFSEITVELENLLQEVQETSESK; encoded by the exons ATGGAGTTGTTTGAAGGTGTTGGCGAGAGCTTGTCACCGCCGAGGAGTTTCGTCGGTTTTGGTGGTTATGATATAAGAAACGATGTTTATAATCGGTTGATAGAGAGTGGGAATGAGGAAGCTGTGTGCAATCCGGAACTTCGCGAGCTGATAGATGCTCACTTCAATCGCTTGCCTGCTAG ATATGTACTAGATGTGGACATGGATAGGGTGGAAGATGTATTGTTACATCAAAAGCTTCTTGCTCGAGCAAAGGATCCAGATAAGCGACCAGTGTTCCACGTTCGTCACATGGAG ACTATAGAAACTAGCAAGGACGGAAATGATGATTTACAACAATGTTGGAAGAGTCATACTTCTTCAGGGGTTGATTACAATGTTGAACATGAAGGAGTTGTGTCATCACAGAAAAG AAATGGGGGTTGTGAGATTGACTTTGAACCTTGCTCAAAGCTTGGTGACTTAAAGTTGGATGTTAGAAAGATCGCCGAGGACATGGAGAGAAGATATCTTACAGAGACATCTTCCGGAAG GCAGGAAATTTTGCAAGTTCCAATACATGAAATTATATTTTCTACCATTGACAAGCCCAAACTTCTCAGCCAG CTCTCTGCTTTGCTTTCTGACATAGGGCTGAACATCCGTGAAGCACATGTGTTCTCGACAACTGATGGCTACTCGTTGGATGTGTTTGTAGTAGATGGGTGGCCTATTGAG GACACAGATGGTTTGCTCGAGGCAGTGGAGAAAGCAGTTGCAACAAGTGAG GGATCGCTGTCTGGTTCTTCCCCTTCGCATTCAGTCATAGAGAAGGCACTAGCAACCCAACCTAAGTCTAGTGACTGGGAAATTGATAGAAGATTGTTGAAGATAGGAGAAAATATTGCGTCTGGATCTTGTGGAGATTT GTACCGTGGCGTTTACCTAGGTCAGGATGTTGCTGTTAAAATTCTTAGGTCTGAACATCTTAATGAAACTTTGGAGGCAGAGTTTGAGCAAGAAGTAGCAATTCTAAG GGAGGTTCAGCATAGGAATGTTGTTCGTTTTATTGGTGCATGCACAAAGCTGCCACATCTGTGCATGGTAACAG AATATATGCCTGGAGGGAGTCTCTATGATTTCTTGCATAAGCATCATAATGTCTTGGAACTCCCTTTGTTGCTGAGGTTTGCCATCGATGTTTCCAAAGGAATGGAGTATTTGCACCAGAACAGCATAATTCATCGGGATCTGAAGACAGCCAATCTACTTATGGACACGAACAAG GTTGTAAAGGTGGCAGATTTTGGTGTAGCTCGGTTCCAAAACCAAGAGGGAGTAATGACAGCAGAGACTGGGACATACAGATGGATGGCACCCGAG GTTATAAATCATCAACCGTATGATCAGAAGGCTGATGTGTTCAGTTTTGCTATAGTATTATGGGAGCTCAGAACAGGCAAG GTCCCATATGATACCATCACACCTCTACAGGCTGCCCTAGGAGTGAGACAG